Below is a window of Candidatus Hydrogenedentota bacterium DNA.
CCAAAGGAGCCGGTCTTTGTGCAGGACTTCCGGAAAATGCTCGATGACCGGGACATTGACGCGGTGGTGGTGGCGGTGCCGGACCACTGGCACGCCCTGGCCACGGTGATGGCGCTGGACGCGGGCAAGCATGTGTATGTGGAGAAGCCCGCGTCGTACAACATCCACGACGGCAAGGCGATGGTGGCGGCGCAGGCGCGCCACCCGGAACTCACGGTGCAGGTGGGCACGCAGCAGCGCAGCGGCGCGCATTTCCAGGAGGCGCGGGACTTCGTGAAGGGCGGCGGTCTCGGCAAGGTGGGCTTCGCCCGCACGTGGATCACCCACAACCGCGGCGTGATAAAGCCCGTGCCCGACGCGGCGCCGCCGGACACGATGGACTACGAGATGTGGGTGGGGCCCGCGCCGTTCCGTCCGCACAACGAGGCGATGACGCACTACAACTGGCATTTTGTGAAGAACTTCGGCACGGGCGAGATGGGGAACTGGGGCGCGCACTGGATTGACATCGCACGGTGGACCCTGGACCTGGACCTGCCCACCGCCGTGATGGGCATGGGCGGAACCCATGTGGTCCGGGACGCGAAGGAGACGCCGGACACGCAGACCGCCCTCTACCAGTTCCCGGAACTGACCGTGCTCTGGGAGCAGCGCATCTGGACGGGCTTCAAGCTGAACGGCGAGGGCAGCGGCGTCGAGTTCGGCGGGGACAAGGGCAGCATCGTGCTGTCTCGGGGCGGGTGGACGTTCTTCCCCAGGGACGGCCAGCCGGTGAAGCACAAGGGCACGCCCATCGAGCCGCCACATGTGGCGAATTTCGCGGACAGCATCCAGGGGCTTGCGAAACCGGCCGCGCCGATGGACGAGGGCCACAAGACAGCCGCCATGTGCCACCTGGCGAACATCGCCGTCGAAGTGGGCCGGAAACTGGACTTCGACCCGGCGGCGCAGGCGATTGTCGGCGACCCCGACGCGGCGGCGCTGATGGCCCGCGAAAACCGCGCCCCCTGGCCGCAGTTCACTGTGTGACAGTGGATAGTGGATAGTGGATAGTGGATAGTGGGCAGGGGGCGGTAGGCGGTGTGGATGGGATTGATGGGATCTACGGCATCCCGCCATCCACCCTGCGACGCCAACGGCGTCACCCAGAAACAGCCCGGGGTAACCCGCCGCCCGAAGGGCCAGGGCTACCCCGGGTCACACGCCCCGCCAGTCTGTGCCCTGAAGGGGCACCCCAACACATCACCTCAGTCGTCGGGGCCGATCATCTTGGACGGGTCCACAACCTGATCAAACTCCTCCGCCGTGAGGAACCCCAGCCCGACGGCCTCCTCCTTCAGGGTGGTGCCGTTCTTGTGGGCGGTCTTGGCGATTTTTGCGGCGTTGTCATAGCCGA
It encodes the following:
- a CDS encoding Gfo/Idh/MocA family oxidoreductase; its protein translation is MDTLSRRDFLKTSALTAAAAFAGARAHGANERIRVGVMGLRNRGHQVAEVMNASGRFDIATFCDCDSAMYGVAMQKMGKGLPKEPVFVQDFRKMLDDRDIDAVVVAVPDHWHALATVMALDAGKHVYVEKPASYNIHDGKAMVAAQARHPELTVQVGTQQRSGAHFQEARDFVKGGGLGKVGFARTWITHNRGVIKPVPDAAPPDTMDYEMWVGPAPFRPHNEAMTHYNWHFVKNFGTGEMGNWGAHWIDIARWTLDLDLPTAVMGMGGTHVVRDAKETPDTQTALYQFPELTVLWEQRIWTGFKLNGEGSGVEFGGDKGSIVLSRGGWTFFPRDGQPVKHKGTPIEPPHVANFADSIQGLAKPAAPMDEGHKTAAMCHLANIAVEVGRKLDFDPAAQAIVGDPDAAALMARENRAPWPQFTV